The genome window AAATAAATAAGACATGGCGGATGGAATACGTCCTCCATTGCAGCTAGAGACGCCCGCTGAGAGGACGCACACACTTTGCTTGACCTGACCCACCGGCTGAATTCCAGGTCCTCCACACCACCAAGCGAGGACCTCACCGGTGCACCATGGTTTCCAACGCACTGGATGCAGGCCTGAATCGCCCCCGGGTGGCACACCGCAGTGGGACTGCGGAGGCAGCCTGCTGCGTCGGCAGCGATCCGAGTCGGACTTGACAGCCCCCCTTCTTAGGTGAACTATATAGTTCATCTAAGAAGGGGGGCTATGAATCCAGATCTGATGCGCGGGAACCTCGACCTGATCCTGCTGTCCATCCTCAATGAGCGGCCCCAGTACGGCCTGGCCATCATCCAGGAAGCCAAATCCCGCACGGACGGGTATTTCAACTTCAAGGAAGGGAGCCTGTACCCTGCGCTCTACCGCCTGGAGAAAGACGGCTTGTTGGAGAGTGAATACGCCGAACTGGGCGGTCACGGAAAGCCGCGGAAGTACTACCGCCTCACGGCGGCGGGCCAGGCCATGTTGGCGCGCAAACGCAGAGAGTACGCCGCCTTCCACAGGGCCATGGGTACGGTCACCGGCGGAGACGCATGAACGCCACGGAGACCCACGTGGCGTGCCCGCCCCGGCTCGTCGCCTACCTGCGCCGCGCCACCCTTGGCCTGCCCGCGTCCCGCCGCCAGGAGCTCTGGGACGAACTGGAAGACCATCTCCTGACCCGCACCCGGCACCTGCAACTGCTGGGCTATGCCCCTGATGACGCGCTGACCCGCGCGCTGACCGAACTGGGAGAGCCGGGGCGGGTGAGTCTGGGCATGGGCCGCGTGTTCCACAGCGGCAAGGCGCTGCTGACCCTCGTGGCCCTCACGGCGGGCAGTGCGTACTTCGCCATGAGATTGACTGTGTCGTCGCCTCTCCCGGTACCGGTCCTCAACCTGCCGGTCAGCGCCGCCCGTCCAGAGTGGTGTCTGCGGGGTGCAGGACCGGCACACCCGCACGTCATGGTGCAGTCGACCGGCCTCACCTGCGCCACCGAACCGCGCGACGTTCTTCCAGACCACCTCGGCAGGCTTCAGGTCGATTTCAGTGCCGTTCAGCAGAGCATGGCGCGTCAGGGTCTTCCCGCCCGGATCGGCCCCCGCGGGGCCTTGACCTTCACGCTGGCCGGGCGCACGCAGACGGTTCCCGCGTGGGCGTTCAGCCACGGTCACGCCTACGGACGGGCGGACGCCCTCCTCTCCGCCCTGCGTCAGGCCGATCCTGGACTCACCCTGGCCCAGCGGAACGGCCGCACCACCTTGCGCACCAGCCGCCTGTCCCTGACCCTGGCCACCGGAGACTGGAACCCCGAGCTCAGCGCGCTGGACCTGACCCTCGCCCCGGCTGTGCTGGACCACCAGGGGCCGGCTGAGGCGCAACCCCGGTGAGGCCTCCAGCCGCGAACAACCGGCCGGTCACTGTCACCACGGACCTGTCCAGAGGGGAGGTGGTCCTGCTGGCCACCCGCCTCAAGGGTGGGCTGCTCAGCGTGGACGTGGCGCAGGTGGAGGCAGACGGCCGGGTGATCCTGCGAGCCCGGGCACAGCCTCTGACTTTCGTTTCGGGGGTACGTGGTCGTCGCGAGGCGAAGCCGGGCCAGCCGACCGAGGCGGTCCTCCTGCGCCTCGGCCACGTCCCACTGGGTGAGTCCAGCGGCCTGAGCCTCCCCCCACTCAGATAATTCGCCGCACCCTCTCGTTCAGCGCCTGCCCGGCAGGCCGCTGCGGCCCGCTCGTGTGCCCCGCCCACCCTGGCCGGGAAAGAGGTATGCCGCGTGACCGACCGACCGATCCTGACTGCCCTGGCCTGCACGCTGCTGGCGCTGGTGGTGGGGGTGAGCGCGTGGCTGGCCTGGCCGACCGGACGCGCGTACTCGTACCTGAACGACCCGCGAACGGTGTACCAGCTGACCAAAAATCCGGACCTCGCCGCGTTAAAGGCCGGCGTGCGGCCCAGCGCCGTGAGGTACCCCGTGACCGAGACCATCGGGGCGCTCCAGGCGCACTTCGGGAACCGGGCATGGGTGTATGCCATGCCGACCGGCAGCATGCAGGAGAGCGTGCGCCTGGGGGACCGCACCGCCCGCAAACTCGGCTTCGTGGCGGCGCTCGGCCACTACCCGGAGGCGCGCCACCTGACGCTGCTGGCCGGTCGTGACGCGCGGCCGAACACCGCGGAGATCGTCCTCACCGAGACCGCCGCGCGGCAACTGATCGATCCGCCCAGCGCCCTGGTCGGACAGGTGGTCATCCTGAACGAGGACGTCAGTCCAGAGCCCCTCACCGTCGTGGGCATCGTCTCACCCAGTCCCTGGCGGGGCTGGCAGGACCCGGATGAGGGCGGGTACCGGCGCCTTGACCCGAACGCGCCGGGCCTGGACGAGCTGACGACCAGCCTGATCGACTTTCAGACCGTGCCGCTCTCCGTCGTGTTCAACGAGGAGCCGAGCGCCTCCGACGTGGCGTGGCTGACGGCCTACCAACGCGAGCGTCTCCCTGGGCTGGATCTGGTGCCCCCGCCGGGCGATACCGCCGGGACGGCGCTGCTGCGGGCGCGGCTGCACGACCGTCAGGTGGCGCTGCCCACGTTGGCGGCCGTGCTGGTCGGCTCCGGCCTGCTGTCGCTGTGCACGCTGACGCTGTCCCGACTGCTGCGGCGCCGTTCGCTCCTGGGCGTGGATCTGGCCCTCGGGGGGCGGCGCGTGCACCTGCTGGGCGGACTGCTGGGGCGGACCCTGCTGCCCGCGCTGCTGGGCTCGGTCCTGGGTGCCGCCCTGGTCACCCGGCTGCCGGACCTGCTGCCGGGCACGGTCTTCTCGCCCGCGCCACGCGAGGTGCTGCTGCTGGCGCTGCTGACCGCGCCGCTCACGTTGACCCTGCTGACGCTGCTGATCGGGCTGGGCGTGCTGCGCGCGCCGGCGCTGGAACTCCTGCGCGGCTCACGGCCCGGGCAGTTCGTGACCCCGCTGCTGCTGGGCCTGGGGCTCGCCCTGACCCTCGCGCTGGGCGGCGTGTTCAGCGCTCTGGGCGTACGGGAGCGGCTGGACGCCCAGGCGGGCCGGGTGAAGAGCGAGTTCGGACGGGTGCTGGAAATCTCCTCGACCGGCAACCCGGACAGCCGCAGGGGCGTCAGCAGCCGCGTCACCATGCGCCGGATGGACGCGGCTGACGTGGCTGCCCTGGCCACACATCCGGCGGTGGAGGCCGTCGGTGTCGGGGAGCGGATCAACGGCAACCTGACCGTAAAGGGCAAGGACATCTTCATCGGGCGGATGGTGACCGGCGACCCGGCCCTCTTGAAGGTGCTGGACGTTCGCCTGGTGGAAGGCCAGTCGGGCGGCTGCCTGTTCTCCACCAGCCTGGCGGCCGAGCAGGGCCTCCGCGTGGGCGACACGGTGACCGTGCCCGGCAGACAGGGCGTGACGCTGCCCTGCCCGGTCACCGGTCTCTACGCCCCACCCGACCCGCTGAAGATCTTCGTGATGGCCGATTACCCTGAAGTCATCGTGCCCAGCCAGACCGGCCTGCTGCCCCAGCAGGGCCCCCTCCCCGGTCAGGAAGGGACGGTGCCCGAGTTCACCGGCGGGCCGCTCAAGACCACCACGCTGCTCCTGCGCCTGAACCAGGACCCCACGCCGCAGGTCACCGGGCAGCTGCAAGCCGTCCTGCAGGCCCGTGAACCCGGCCTGGTGTTCCAGCTGCGCCCCTACACACCGTCCATCGACCGCCTGCTGGCCAGCCTGCGGACCCAGAGCCAGCTTTTCCTGACCCTGGCGGCGGTGGCGGGCGCGGTCAACGTGCTGGGCCTGCTGGGCGGCTTCCTGGCGTACCTAGACGCCACGCGGTTCCGCATCGCGCTGGACCGGGCGCAGGGCCTGACCCTGGGGCAGCTCACGCGCCGCTGGGCGCGGGGCGGGTTGACGCTGGGCGCCGCCGCCACGCTGGGTGCGCTGCTGCTCGCCACCCGCCTGACCCCCCCGCTGTACAACGCCTTCTCGCTGGACGCGCCGACGACCCTGGAAAACAGCCTGCTCCCCAGCGCCGTCCCCACCCTGCCCGGCCCGCTCACCCTGCTGCTGGGGGCCGGCGCGTTGACCCTGGGCCG of Deinococcus radiotolerans contains these proteins:
- a CDS encoding PadR family transcriptional regulator, with amino-acid sequence MNPDLMRGNLDLILLSILNERPQYGLAIIQEAKSRTDGYFNFKEGSLYPALYRLEKDGLLESEYAELGGHGKPRKYYRLTAAGQAMLARKRREYAAFHRAMGTVTGGDA
- a CDS encoding permease prefix domain 1-containing protein translates to MNATETHVACPPRLVAYLRRATLGLPASRRQELWDELEDHLLTRTRHLQLLGYAPDDALTRALTELGEPGRVSLGMGRVFHSGKALLTLVALTAGSAYFAMRLTVSSPLPVPVLNLPVSAARPEWCLRGAGPAHPHVMVQSTGLTCATEPRDVLPDHLGRLQVDFSAVQQSMARQGLPARIGPRGALTFTLAGRTQTVPAWAFSHGHAYGRADALLSALRQADPGLTLAQRNGRTTLRTSRLSLTLATGDWNPELSALDLTLAPAVLDHQGPAEAQPR
- a CDS encoding ABC transporter permease; the encoded protein is MTDRPILTALACTLLALVVGVSAWLAWPTGRAYSYLNDPRTVYQLTKNPDLAALKAGVRPSAVRYPVTETIGALQAHFGNRAWVYAMPTGSMQESVRLGDRTARKLGFVAALGHYPEARHLTLLAGRDARPNTAEIVLTETAARQLIDPPSALVGQVVILNEDVSPEPLTVVGIVSPSPWRGWQDPDEGGYRRLDPNAPGLDELTTSLIDFQTVPLSVVFNEEPSASDVAWLTAYQRERLPGLDLVPPPGDTAGTALLRARLHDRQVALPTLAAVLVGSGLLSLCTLTLSRLLRRRSLLGVDLALGGRRVHLLGGLLGRTLLPALLGSVLGAALVTRLPDLLPGTVFSPAPREVLLLALLTAPLTLTLLTLLIGLGVLRAPALELLRGSRPGQFVTPLLLGLGLALTLALGGVFSALGVRERLDAQAGRVKSEFGRVLEISSTGNPDSRRGVSSRVTMRRMDAADVAALATHPAVEAVGVGERINGNLTVKGKDIFIGRMVTGDPALLKVLDVRLVEGQSGGCLFSTSLAAEQGLRVGDTVTVPGRQGVTLPCPVTGLYAPPDPLKIFVMADYPEVIVPSQTGLLPQQGPLPGQEGTVPEFTGGPLKTTTLLLRLNQDPTPQVTGQLQAVLQAREPGLVFQLRPYTPSIDRLLASLRTQSQLFLTLAAVAGAVNVLGLLGGFLAYLDATRFRIALDRAQGLTLGQLTRRWARGGLTLGAAATLGALLLATRLTPPLYNAFSLDAPTTLENSLLPSAVPTLPGPLTLLLGAGALTLGRRWLARQSLTDLLKAGS